The Triticum aestivum cultivar Chinese Spring chromosome 5A, IWGSC CS RefSeq v2.1, whole genome shotgun sequence genomic sequence ttcccatatgtcctgtatataaccataatatgtttcctttcccgtcttggtttctgcatcaaagcggacaccactgttttggttggtgctcttcttatcttgggcgatcgtgtaaaatgtattaccatttatctcgtaccctttgaaagtcattatattcgaagatggtaactgggacagcaagtacaggtcatcttcaatagaggcgtcatgcatggtacgtgtctgcaaccagctggcgaaactcctggtttgttcacgtgtaatccagtcatcagaccgctccgggtgtttggagcgtagcaaattcttgtgttcatccatatacggagccaccaaggcggaattctgtagaactgtgtagtgtgcttcagtgagagaatgtccgtccatacatattatttgttcccctcctagcgtgccttttccatccagtctgcccttatgccgcgattcaggaacaccaatcggcttaaggtcaggaataaagtcaatacaaaactcaatgacctcctcattttcatggcccttggagatgcttccttctggcctagcacggttatgaacatatttctttaagactcccatgaacctctcaaaggggaacatattgtgtagaaatacaggacccaaaacgttaatctcttcgcataggtgaactaggacgtgcgtcatgatgttgaagaaggatggtgggaacaccaactcgaaactgacaagacattgcaccaaatcattctctaaccttggtatgatttctggatcgattaccttctgagagattgcattgaggaatgcacatagcttcacaatggctaatcgaacgttttccggtagaagccccctcaatgcaaccggaagcagttgcgtcataatcacgtggcagtcatgagactttaggttctggaactttttctctgccatgtttattattccctttatattcgacgagaagccagacggtaccttaatactgagcaggcattcaaagaagatttccttctcttctttggtaagagcgtagcttgcatgaccctgatgtatgccgtcttttccgtgcatacgttgctggtcctcccgtgcctcaggtgtatcttttgtcttcccatacacgcccaagaagccaagcagggtcacacaaagattcttcgtcacgtgcatcacgtcgattgcggagcggacctctaggtctttccaatagggcaggtcccaaaatatagatttcttcttccacatgggtgcgcgtccgtcagcgtcattcggaacaggttgtccaccaggaccctttccaaagaccaccttcaaatccttgaccatatcatgtacatcagcaccagtacggtggcgaggcttcgtccggtgatccgcctcacctttgaaatgcttgcctttctttcttacgggatgcctgctcggaagaaatcgacgatgtcccaggtacacattcttcttacaattagccaaatatatactgtcggtatcgtccaaacagtgcgtgcatgcgcggtatcccttgtttgtctgtcctgaaaggttactgagagcaggccaatcattgatggtcacgaacagcaacgcctttaggtcaaattcttcccccatgtgctcatcccacgcacgtacacctgttccattccacagttgtaagagttcttcaactaatggccttaggtacacatcaatgtcgttgccgggttgcttagggccttggatgagcactggcatcataatgaacttccgcttcatgcacaaccaaggaggaaggttatacaaacatagagtcacaggccaggtgctatggttgctgctctgctccccaaaaggattaatgccatctgcgcttagaccaaaccatacgttccttgcgtcatctgcaaactccttcccgtactttctttcgatttttctccactgcgacccgtcagcgggtactctcaactttccgtctttcttacggtcttctctgtgccatcgcatcgccttggcatgctctttgttttggaacaaacgtttcaaccgtggtattataggagcataccacatcaccttggcaggaatcttcttcctggggcgctcgccctcgacatcaccagggtcatcgcggctgatcttatagcgcaatgcaccgcataccgggcaagcgttcaaatcctcgtactcaccgcggtagaggatgcaatcattagggcatgcatgtatcttctgcacctctaaccctagagggcagacaaccttctttgcttcgtacgtactctcgggcaattcgttgtcctttggaagcatattctttatcattaccagcaactttccaaatcccttgtcagatacaccattctctgccttccattgcagcaattccagtgtggtgcccagctttttcttgtcacctacgcaattcgggtacaacaattttttgtgatcctctaacatgcgctgcaacttcttcttctccaaatcacttgcgcagtttctctttgcatcggcaatggcccgacctagatcatcaacgggctcatctgatgcctcttcttcagcttcttcccgcattgccggctcagcttcttcccgcattaccggctcagcttcttcccccattgttgtatcatcgtattcagggaacccatggccaggatagctgtcgtcgtccttttcttcttcattgtcttccatcataacccctctttctccgtgcttggtccaaacattatagtggggcatgaaaccggactcaaacaggtggacgtgaatggttcttgacgtagagtaattgtgaccattcttacagccagcacatggacaaggcataaaaccatccgcccgcttgtttgcctcagccgcaagcagaaaagtatgcacgccattaatgaactcgggagagcatcggtcatcgtacatccattgccggctcatcttcaatacacagcaccgaaaacaccaaattaatacaatacataaagttcatacaacacttaaatgcaacaaacaaataactctctagctaaagcatttaaatgcaacaacaaatgcgatcaagatcgcaactaaggtaacaattgatccaacagcataatgataccaagcctcactatcaatggcatattttctaatctttctaatcttcaagcgcattttctccatcttgatcttgtgatcatcgacgacatcggcaacatgcaactccaattccatcttctccccctcaattcttttcaatttttctttcaaatcctcgttttctctttcaactaaatttaacctctcgacaatagggtcggttggaatttccggttcaactacctcctacatacaaatatctatgtcagcttgatgggcataatttgtcataaacacgaaatgcaacaaatagttttaaaagagaatataccacatccgaatcataacaaggacgagggccgacggggacggatatcaaaaccatggcactatgtataacaaacaacgtacgggtaagataattatacgagtaactatatatccaaatcacacaaacatcaattttttatataaaatttcatgaacaagaggctcaccacaaggtggtgccggcgacgggacggtgcgggcgatcgacggtggttacgacggagatttagaaggcactaagtaaaccacacctacatatgcaaactaagtgttattttgacctcaatttgcatataaatcaaatactaccacatataattcctcccaaattactaaaacccacaattaatcactatataaaccaatgcaagagctaatctagcaatgagagatgaaaggacaaagttgctaacctttgtgatcatttgaatggatggggcctgcaaatcttgacaaatttgggcaaaatttgtgatgaactcgagaggaagaagggaagaacagaggagagggagagggaaaagggggaagAATAGAGTGCGGGTGggcgaagggtttatataggacgacctttagtaccggttcgtgccacgaaccggtactaaaggtgctggaggggccccactctAACAACATCCTGtcaccactttctttagtaccggttcgtggcatgaaccggtgctaaaggttcgccacgaaccggtactaaagagctcctcccgcctagctgTTGGACACATTACTAGCGGTTCTGTTACAACTCGGGACTAATGTGtcgcacatttgaccctttttctactagtgaaacgatgagtatgacctatgatcaaatgttctcatttgactcctaagtcaatatactcatatatagatgacctagtcatcgccagttGCTTGATacatgctagaattggttgtgcatgccttgccacatatttcatttgccattttattgtgtgagcatgttggttgcataatttactcattcgaggacatccacttgtagttttgattgattggtttctttttctcttgccaagtggatggacaagaatgcctaagaaccttctctagctatttatgctcttcttgtctcaaactctattcatgttgcatcacaaagtttgatcaagtcagattcgaaccactctgtgtgaggagcactcagagtccccgattcgtcatagacttaaacttccaaaacttctttgtgcgtttcggtctgaccgattcatctatttcggtcataccgagatcactaagtcgatctaggttttcaatctcggtgcaaccgatttgaacttttcggtcacactgagttgcaataactgcttgcagttatgcatctcggtgccaccgagttgttccactcggtcacaccgacagggtcaggctatatataaccacgggccaaaatttggaaaactttccgaacctcttcgcccgcgctcagcctgcccTGCCTCcgtgggtctccggatcgtcctcctcgtcgccagccgcctccagtccctggtctccgccgccgtcaacgggatagtctccgtcgttgccgccgtagcaagtccatcgccgcactagggtatggacttaatcCTTGTGCTGATCAAACTCTGATTCcccagcacattgttttgccatgtatcttgccacgattgagatcactctatccaatgaaaacactccatagtttagttgtggattgaaaatttagggttaggtttccgccaaaaccatctcggaccgaccgagttgttgaaatcggttccaccaatttggctcaggccattgcacatgtgattctcggtctgaccaagaattgcaaatcggtgtgaccgagttcaagtctttgtgaaaccctagcagtcttggtgccaccgaactgtgactcggtctgaccgagttcactagtttaggttcccaacaactgcttcggtatcaccgagatttcaaataggtagatccgaaatgctttgtggaaaactaaaactaagtttttgattcattcttttgcaaaaacctctgcattttgtgatgctcatccactctaccttagctataatctattcacaggatcagttgtcagtgtttgcatcatgtcagatcagagtgacagtcagaacaagtgcGAGGAGCAggatcacatgagtgagggcactagtccctctagcagcttagatgatggaagcaggagcacacccagcaacttgccaaaggctgccacaaggGCCAGCAGGAAAAGAACCTCaaattcagaggatgaggactatatgtggctgaggaggaagaagccacctcaaagaagaaagtgctcaaaaaggaatatggcacaactgctgcaactaagccaggtctgaagacCAAGATGCCAGTAGGAAAACAGCCAATGTCtaagccaaggaaagttgccacaggtgagAAAATggtgttcactcttgaacccaaggaagctggagatggcaagaagaggaaagagagggtcaagaagaccactgccagagttctAGGCAAGCCCTCTATGATGAGAGActttgaagaggaagaggaagagattgctgcaccaacacctaaggtacagaagcttatgggagatgccataagatcaggggttgctccatctaagcccaaagaagctcccaagccagatgctccaaaacccaaaactgcatccaagagaagcaccaggaacatcccagcagcagagaagaacaaggcccagtgcctgaagttgcaatggaagaagaagatgatgagtcacatgtcttgaggaagttgaagccaaaaattccagatcacaatgatgttcatccagtagctgagaacatgaagataaggaaggattcagaattgaggctatggagagagtcagatccatatgccaccagaagaagaactgttgtggattataggttccatacaaaggaacagcaggacttctatgagacagtgttgcttgacaagaagccaatagtgtgtgacatgagatgggtcaactgggagtacatcaaggagaatgaagagcactatcctggagtctataatagtttcaaggcttgtggagttgataagtttgtggctcagaagctcacaaagtggaatgatgagcttatcatgcagttctactccacagctcacttctacccagatggaaggactgtctggatgtctgaaggcactaggtaccagtcaacagttgcagaatgggctcaattgatcaatgccccagaagaacaagaacatgacttggatgtctatgccaagaagaagaaggatcacaactccatggctagcatgtacaaggagattcctgatgcaggtcttgagactcaccagtttggaTCTGTGAAACACTTATTGTCAGGCCTGCccacaatcaactggatcctcaggcacactcttctgcccaagtcaggtgatcacagaatgatcagaggtcactccatcaacttgctgcacattttttatgttccacagaagttcaaggtcatgagcctaattgtggaaaccataaagaggacagccgcagatcagaagaggagttgtgggtatgccccacaaattcaggagctgattaactctgagatgggcactggcacatatctgctggacaaggagcacctgcccatctacccagactttgaggataacactgtggtgatggatgaaaatgaaccatcttctgtgcaagcacaagcaaagagggagaaggcaaggactgagaaagctgcaaagatgccaaccatggatgaggcatctcagtatcttccgaagagcaagcaagatcatcttggctacttgattgcctccactctgaggattgagaagggactggccaccctgactcaaaactaggagagcttggagaggatcatggagcagaagttctatgacttagatgtgaaggtcactgagatacagtctgttgttgagcaacttcaggaggaagtgcaggagaagaagggcaagacaaccactgatgcttttgccagagtgcccagaggtcagagatctgctgctatgccagttacagacaccagagcaacttcatctgcaccagctatagcttgagtaccaccagctccagcactcactccaccagctccatcaacatcaactgatgccttcgtccttggagttctatctacaccaccacctgaagaccaagcctgagagtcgatctagcactatgcattttttatgaactttttggtaacttgttgccaaagggggagaaaatgtatagatcataggcttcgtgAGAGAGTGTGTttctttttgttctctcttgctttttttggtggttgaactttgtcaTTTACTTGTTTGAGATACTAGCTTTATGCttgtgtgtgatacttggatgatcatgtgtttgatcatatactacctttatgcttgttggatgacattatccttttatattccatatgatcactcactttgcttggtgatgattgcatgtattttaattattatcattttgagcgctccaccaagatgtatgttacatggaagagtaacccatgatcctaactctttgtgcatttgtagtccaaagcaaatcttaaactatgcacaaatttagggggagctcttgcttttcacatacttctcaaagcgacaatgtttttcactcttattatcatttgtcgaagctttgatctatatgttgtcatcaattaccaaaaagggggagattgaaagtgcaactatccctaggtggttttggtaattcctaacaacatatagctcattgagctaatactatttcaagactaatatttcaggaaagctcaatgattggcatggcatggatgagaaaagtggacccctcaaaatgctaaggacaaaaggattggctcaagctcaacagttcaagactctacattttctattttagtgatccaatatcacattgagtctataggaaaagccaatactatcaaggagggatgaggtgttgcttaatgaggctcttgctcaagatgcttagtgatatgctccaaatccctcaactaatttctcacatccacatatgacccaaaccaaaaatcaaactcggccccaccgattctttctatccggcgccaccgacttcagaagtcatagccactaccacaagccctaggcaaatcggtctcaccgatagggatctcggtctcactgagatgggattgtaatctctctgtttcccttcataatgtttcggtcccaccgagatgagtgatcggtaccaccgagattgcaatgtaaactctctgtttccctttgtaacatttcggtctcaccgaaataagcaaatcggtcccaccgagtttacctgaccaactctctatttagcttattaccaaaaccggtctcaccgagtttgtgtaattggtctcaccgagattacgttatgccctaaccctaaccatatcggtcctaccgagttgcatgtcggtcccaccaaaaatcctaacggtcactagatttgctgaatcggtccgaccgagtttaccaattcggtcccattgagtttggcaagttgtgtgtaacggttagattttgtgtggaggctataaatacccctccacctcctcttcattcgtgaagagagccaccagaatgaacctacacttccaacctacattttctgagagagaaccacctacacttgtgttgagaccaagatattccattcctaccatatgaatctggatctctagccttccccaagttgctttccactcaaatcttctttccaccaagtccaaatcctatgagagagagtttagtgttggggagactatcatttgaagcacaagagcaaggagttcatcatcaacacaccatttgttacttcttggagagtggtgtctcctagattggctaggtgtcacttgggagcctccgacaagattgtggagttgaaccaaggagtttgtaagggcaaggagatcgcctacttcgttaagatctaccgctagtgagtcaagtccttcgtgggtgacggccatggtgggatagacaaggttgcttcttcgtggacccttcgtgggtggagccctccatggactcgcgcaaccgttacccttcgtgggttgaagtctctgtcaacgtggatgtacgatagcaccacctatctgaaccacgacaaaaacatccgtgtctccaattgcttttgaatcctccaaacccttccctttacattcttgcaagttgcatgctttactttccgctgctcatatactatttgcatgcttgcttgaattgtgttaacattgcttgacttgttctaagttgctaaaatctgccaagaactaaaattgggaaaaggatagatttttaattggtcaagtagtctaatcaccccccccccctctagacatactttcgatcctacagcaaccggctgcggtgcgcgtgccgacgggggtgtgatgagacccacacgtgatggtacgggtggcgacttggcgcatatttggctGTTGCCTGCTGGAGagaaggtggacgagcagccaacagacatggttgctgcggccagagcttctaatgctaggcagagtaagtagagaagaggagaagcgaacgttggatatgtcagtttcattacttgcagagtagcataacaccatatatagtcatagtctaggtttagattcaaaccagctacaggagcacgtctctcttttttctaaaactcagcaacgtctctttactggtacactagcttgttctgtacgccttctcaagtctttgattcctccacctaacatctgggacccaccggaaggcctgtgtatttcacgaaaaaacgtgccccccgctgataggtcggacccgccagctatcttcgcacgcaaggaagtgccttcttattacgcacaaaaaaaatgaatactccccctgctagctggaacccagcatagtgggaggctgacttgtgggcctaccaagttgaggggacggagggctttgtcaacttagtgaatatgaacgattctagctccagttaccgtacgatgttcatccaacggcagtagtgcttcatcaacctctggtcttcttgctccagccgcccaaaccagcgccggtcgtgccgtgtgctcctgcctcccgtggccggctgtgatgccgcggaggcctcaccgccccctactactcccaccgttggccagggcatccctctactcacccacaccccctgttattctgcggcgatggcagcctcaaaccgcagctaaaccagtgaaccctcgtactcctctccgcgtgggcatccactgccgcgtcttcccaggatctgcgtcgtccccttcctaggcctcgccgtcgtccaccgccttggtgctctcggcgcggcgtggtcaatgtggtcaacgaccaacttccatcgaaagagtactgtacgtggagaggctgacagctgggtccacggccgcagctgggtccccggccacagcccagtttttttgtgatttgccaagtaagtcactttgtcaggcctgttgggctgcaaatccttcaagacgaggagagcttcattcggctggccgagaaaatggcctatcaataataagaaatgggatgtacattttttaaacacattaaaccggcaattagtttcaaatttctttttgtcatttcgagattttaaattgcattgatttttatacatggacaattttttggattttatattgatatacatttatttttaaaatcagtttgaacgtgactcaaaattttgggattaaaaacagttcggaccgcaccgaaatatgcaaaattttgtataattttttaactgtggctacaatatgggttgtaatgctaacaaaaagaatatgggctccaaaaaaccttaagaattagcaaatgggctgtaaattattagaaataatggcagatgggttgtatgatgttttccacagatttgaggctttcctaaaaaaaggttgacgcacaagcagtgactattggatgtccatccaacggccgtcgtgcttcttcaatctctgctcttcctgctccagccgctcaaacaagcgtcgacacgactgcctgctctctcctccccgcggccggctgtgctgccgcgcaggcctcaccgccccaccctactcccattgctggcctagccatccctctactcacccacacctgctattattctccggcgacggcagacgaaccagtaaaccctcgtatagtcgtactcccctccgcgtgggaaacaactgccgagtcttccctgcctccgtgtcgttcccttcctaggcctcgccgtcgtccaccgccctggtgctctcggcgaggcctggtcaacatggtcaacgactgacaagcatctgaagtggactgtacgtggagacactgacagctgggtccatggctgcacgcaaggaaatgcctccttattacgcgcaaaataatgattcctccacctgacatctgagacccaccgaaagggcctttgtatttcacaaaaaaaacgttatcgccgctgacagcttggacccaccagctatatcttcgcatgcaaggaagtgcctccttattacgcacaaaaaaatgaatactccccctgctagctgggacccagtatagtggcaggctgacttgtgggcctactaagttgacggggatggagggctttgtcaacttagttaatatgtacgattctagctcctgtgaccatacgatgtccatccaacagccgtagtgcttcttcaacctctggtcttcttgctccagccaccaaaaccagcgccggtcgtgcctcgtgctcctgcctcccatggccggctgcaatgcagcggaggcctcaccgccccctactactcccaccgctggctaggccatccctctactcacctacaccccCTATAATTCtacagcgatggcagcctcacaccgcagcgaaccagtgaatccACATaatcctctacgtgtgggcatccactgccacgtcttccctagctccgtgtcgtccccttcctaggccttgcagtcgtccaccgccctggtgctctcggcgcggcgtggtcaacgtggtcaaggaatggcttccatcagacgtggactgtacgtggagaggctgacagctgggtccatggccgcagcaaggaagtgcatccttcttacgcgcaaaataattattcctccacctgacagcggggacccaccggacgagccaccgtatttcgcaaaaaaaaatgtttccccttgactgttgggacccaccagctagatcttcgcacgcaaggaagtgtgtccgggaaaaaacgattcgcccctgatacgtctccaacgtatctataatttttgattgctccatgctatattatctactgttttggactatattgggctttattttccacttttatattatttttgggactaacctattaaccggaggcccagcccagaattattgtttttgcctattttagtgtttcggagaaacagaatatcaaacggagtcaaaacggaatgaaaccttcgggaacatgattttctcatcagataagacccaggagacttggaccctccgtcaagaaagccacgaggcggtcacgagggtggagggcgccccccctagggcgtgccccctgcctcgtgggcccctcgaagctccaccgacgtactccttcttcctatatatacctacgtacccccaaacaatcagatacggagcaaaaaacctaattccaccgccacaactttctgtatccacgagatcccatcttggggcctgttccggagctccgtcggagagggccatcatcatggagggcttctacatcatcctagccccttcaatgaagtgtgagtagtttacctcagaccttcgggtccatagttagtagctagatggcttcttctctctttttggatctcaatacaatgttctccccttctctcgtggagatctatttgatgtaatcttctttttgcggtgtgtttgttgagatagttgaattgtgggtttatgatcaagtctatctatgaataatatttgaatcttctctgaattcttttatgtatgattggttatctttgcaagtctcttcgaattatcagtttggtttggcctactagattggtttttcttgcaatgggagaagtgcttagctttgggttcaatcttgcggtgtcctttcccagtgacagcaggggcagcaaggcacgtattgtattgttgccatcggggataacaagatggttttttatcatattgcatgaaactatccctctacatcatgtcatcttgcttaaggctttactctgtttttaacttaatactctagatgcatgctggatagcggttgatgattggagtaatagtagtagatgcaggcaggagtcggtctacttgtctcggacgtgatgcctatatacatgatcatacctagatattctcataactatgctcaattctgtcaattgctcaacagtaatttgttcacccaccatagaatacttatgctcttgggagaagccactagtga encodes the following:
- the LOC123107506 gene encoding uncharacterized protein, producing the protein MSRQWMYDDRCSPEFINGVHTFLLAAEANKRADGFMPCPCAGCKNGHNYSTSRTIHVHLFESGFMPHYNVWTKHGERGVMMEDNEEEKDDDSYPGHGFPEYDDTTMGEEAEPVMREEAEPAMREEAEEEASDEPVDDLGRAIADAKRNCASDLEKKKLQRMLEDHKKLLYPNCVGDKKKLGTTLELLQWKAENGVSDKGFGKLLVMIKNMLPKDNELPESTYEAKKVVCPLGLEVQKIHACPNDCILYRGEYEDLNACPVCGALRYKISRDDPGDVEGERPRKKIPAKVMWYAPIIPRLKRLFQNKEHAKAMRWHREDRKKDGKLRVPADGSQWRKIERKYGKEFADDARNKNVYLGHRRFLPSRHPVRKKGKHFKGEADHRTKPRHRTGADVHDMVKDLKVVFGKGPGGQPVPNDADGRAPMWKKKSIFWDLPYWKDLEVRSAIDVMHVTKNLCVTLLGFLGVYGKTKDTPEAREDQQRMHGKDG